Genomic window (Oncorhynchus masou masou isolate Uvic2021 chromosome 9, UVic_Omas_1.1, whole genome shotgun sequence):
CCTAGCAGAACTCACAGAATCATTTTATTGCCGCGGTAGGCCTGACCCACTGGACGCACActagttgaatcaacgttgtttcctcgtcctttcaatgaaattacgttgaaccaacgtgaaatagacgttgaattgacgtctgttcCTAGTGGAGAATTATGAACCTgttattagtagtaatagtagatatTTGAAAAAGTATTATTATATAAAAAAAGACATGCACCTTTCAGTTGACATAGGCCTATCAGTTCCCGCTTCTTCTGTGGACCTATCAACTCAACTTTAGGTTTCGTATGCCAAACTCCTTGGGATGTCCCACCCCAATTGAAGATTACATTTAAAATAGGTAGTCTCACACGAAGAGATTTGGAAAGACTCCTTAAAAATTGGgtaacatgtttttattttatgtaTCTAACAAACATGATGGAGAATATTATTTGCTTCGCCTGGAGAAGTCGATTTACTGCGTCTTCTTCCTTTCACACTTGATATAATAGTCTATGATTAGAAACGTATTATCTGTTATTTTTCGCATAGTCTGGTGTCTACAATACTGTGACCATGAGCATTCAACACAGATTTTCCTCTCACCTGTGCAGCGCCGGATGGCCTTGGAGGGTAATGATCCCATCACAAGAAAAGGATTTGCGCGAACCTCCACTCCACCCGCGCGGATCCTTCTCTTGTGATGGGATCATAACTTAGTGGGTGAAAAATAATACATGCAATTCCATATAGAATTAAATGCAGCTGTTTATCTCATGCAATACATTAAAACACTGCATGTCAGCAAGCCTAATATCAAAACAAAAATATTCGAattaaaaaaggaaaaaaaatatGGGGCCGAATGAAAACATGCAGCAAAAATATTTTCTGTGTTTATTTAAGTATATATATTTCAATTAAATCAATATATTTTACGTTTTTGGTGGAAAGTATATATAATCGACAGCTGATACGTTTTTATGGAGCCCATCAAGCTTTTGGAATTTATAACCCCATATCCTGCAAAATAGCCGAGATGTTTAGAGATCATTACGCTTTAAACATGAAATAACTCAATAAAAAAATTATACAAGTTCTATTAAAATATGTTTCGCGTAATATTCTGAAAGTTGTAGGCTATAACAACGCATGGTTTCCATATGCATGTGGATGTATGCTAATATTTACATAATACTTTAATTTACATCTATCAAAATATGCTATTCGCAAATTACAAAGGTTATTGTATACGTCCATTGCAGCCTTCATAAATGTATACAAATATCAGAGAACTTATTGCATTAATACATGTTCTGCATGTGCGTAGTCCTTACAAAATATGAAGGGACAATATTCACAGATATTTACAAAATAGAGGTTTCAAATAAGTATGTTtgcattttatttaattttatacCAACTTCTAGCATTGAAATATCGTTTGTGGTAAATTAATTACAGAGACTAGGCTGTATAAACTTGCTTTATGATAAACGTGATGGTTTCTCCATTAAGCCTCCTCCTGTAGCAAGCGATACAGAGCTTTTTTTACTTGGCTGTTTACACTATACCAATTAAAATGTATAAATTCCTCATGTTTTGTTGATATATGAAATATCGAGACCCTTCATATAGTCAATTTCCGTAAAAAACAAACATTGGTTTGGTCCTGACTGAAAAAAATATTGTTGAAGCCCCTCATTGTAAAACGTTTCCTCTTTTATCTATTTTATTTCTGGTTAAGATTATTATCAACTCATCATCACCCCGAACAATATCAGCCTATATCCCAATAAGAGTGATAAGCTCATACCTAAATAACTGATATGGTTTCACGATGCTCATGCTTCAGTAAAGAAGCCAATGGGGACACCTACTGACCAAGCTGAGAACATCCTACATGCAACAACAAGCTGCTGTAAAGAGGTGCAGTGAGAGGTGCATTGATATAGTATATAGCATAATGGCATTTTATGTGGTTGGTTTACACAATATTATATATCCTAACCACCGAGTTGATCATATATTTTGTTAGGCCTAAGActtattttgtaaaaaaaaaaatgttttttaaaagtcCTTGAAATGAAATGTAAACATTTTTTGAGAAAGATATAGTGATTAGTACTAAACCATTTAGGCCTAGGTTACATTTTTATTCCATTGCTCCATTTCTATTCCATCTTCAAAGGCACCAATGCACACCACTAATCCATCTTGTCTCACTCAGCCCACAGAGAGGCGCTAGTGCTCATGGCATTCCTCTGACCCAGAGAACAAATGTTCAGATACATATCCATGTAAAACATATTCTTCCTGGGGCTTGCATTCACATCACTGGACGACTGTAGCAACTGGTCTCTTTGAGCATAAATAGGTGTATTTCAATATGCCCGTTGATGCAGCCTTTTGGAAAGGAGAGCATCGACTAGTAATGCCCAACAGAAAGATGGAGAATACACCTGCTGTGTACTGCGGAGAACATAACATTATCTATTCCTTTATGGAGAGCTGGTCTTCCCCACTTTCAGATCTCAATGTCAGATTATTTCTGGATGATTACAATGGACAATCAAGACAGAGCCTTGTCTGGAAAGAGGAAACACAAGCTCTTTTCCATGGTGTGTTGGTGGGACCAGCTTTGTTTTCTTGGCACGGCCCAGGCAGGGAAAAACCCAAACAGTACAGTACCATGACCAGCTCACTTCCTGGTCCTATTTCTCTGTGCTGCCCAGTTCTGTCCTCCCGCTTCCTCAAGTCTCCCCTGTCTGATTAATGGAGGACCTACACCCAGTAACGCCTCATGTTTCGGTGAGACACGCAACCGCTCATCACTTTCCCACACACCCCCTCTACCATAACCCCATTCAAGTCTGCAAGACACTGCGGCATGGAGTTCaatttcatacacacacacacaaacttagaTTGTGGTTAATCAACCGATGTCATGGATGGTTATTGACATTGCACAATAGGGATATTGTTATTACTTGGTAATAGTTGGTGCAACAATAACATGATAACCAGTAAGCAAACAAAAAAAGTAGatatataaaacatatatttaatgTCATTATAATGTTATAGACCTATAGAACCAAGTGTTTTCCTATCATACCTTGAACCTAGGTTATAATGCCCTTTATAAACATACTAGTAGCTTAAACATGACAGCAGTAAAGTACTTTAAGTACCCTTAGGAACGGACCTCTGACTTGCAATCTACTTTACAGAGACATCTGCTTTGCCATGGACAGACtgtccacaacaacaacaaccaaaatCAGTGAGAAAATAGCCATGTTGTGTGCAAGTCTACGTCCCAATTGGATAATGAAGGAAAATCCCCCATTTATCCGTAGTGTGGGTTGTTGGATGGAGTTGATACTCCGGCCTACACACCCATTCAGTCTCTCTACTCCCCCACGCCACCCCTCCCCTGGTTTCCTcacagcagagacagacagagagacagctgtGGAGGCTCTGCGCTGAAGGACAAAAACAGCTGGGAGAGGGATAAAGCTCCAATATCTACCAGAATGAGTCTCCTGGTACATGCACTGTTTCTGTTAAACTGTTTCAGATTGCCTCACAATATCTGAGCCTGTTGCTAAATATGATGTCACCTCCACTCTTACTGGAAGCCAGCGGAAACCCTTCGATCATATGTCTAAATAATGTTTTCTAGGATTTTGACCGTCTCTCTAGATGATCACAATAACACACTGTTTTTAACATCTGTCATATCCATTCACAAATCTTCTCTCTGAGTACGTTCTGCCATAATAACACAAGTCCAAACATTTAGATGACAGATCGCATACATTGTTTTTCTTTCTGCTCTTCAGAGTTCTGTAGCTATTGTACAAAACAGGCTTTGTTCCTGTAGTTCCTCAGTCTGTGGTAACAGTAGGAAACTACAGTCTGgctcagacagagacacagagactgttTTGTTTCCCTGGTTGAAAGGATTTTAACTCTGTCTTCCAAACACTACAACCGCCACAATGAAAATGAGGGAAACTGACGGAAAAGCATTCAGAGTAGGAACTAGAGactgtatgtaaatgtataaAACAGACTTGGTTTTCACATAGATTCTTGCTAACAAGGGGGAATGTAGATAGGATTTAACGGTACTGCACCCAACACTGCTGCAAAATGCTGTTGGTGATAAGGGGTCTGTTTTCTGACCAATCCCAAGCCCACTTCTTCATTCCCCTTTAAGGAAAGGCTTTGCCCCAACAGCCTTATAGGAACTGAACCTCTCACAGATCTGGGCTCTGTAATGAGGCCCTACCGATCAGCATGTAGTCATCCGGTGTCCGAAATGACAGAACAGCATCCAAAGGAGGTGCAGCTGTGTGGTGGCCAGCCCAGGACTGTTAACCGTTTCCTCCGTGTTTATATTACGGAGGTTAGCCATATCTATATATGATACCCCATAGATGTCCATATGAATGACCCACTATCTCTCAGGTTCACCACTGGCTTTCGAGTCTGAGTTCTTATAGACCAGGGCGATCTCATGGTTGTTACTGGGGCGGTTTTGCAGGTAAGCAGCAGAGCGACTGGTGGTTGTCTGTCTCTTACCAGTGAGAGCTTTGACCAGCTTAGCGCGGTAGTGATCCCCAGCCAGGAAATACAGGAGGGGATCAATACAACTGTTCACACTGGCCAGGGGCCTGGTGATCTTATAGGCAAAGTTAACGATGTTCAGGAACTCACATTTGGCATCCAGCACGCGGTAGGTATAGTAGAGGGTGCGTGTGATGTGGAAAGGTACAAAACACACGGCgaacaccaccagcaccaccacaatCAGCTTGATGGACTTGGTGCGTGAAGGTGATCTCCGCTGGCTTGGTGAAAGCCCCCGTCTTGGCCGACACAGAGCCCTCGCCATCAGACAGTAACAGACCATGATGACCACGAAGGGAACGCCGAACAACAGGACCATGACCGTAGAGCTGTAGTCCACATACTCCTCAAACTGCTCCGGACTGGTCGTATCGTGACACAACGTGTCGTTGTCCCTCTGACTGGTGGTGACGAAGATGAGGTTGGGCACCAGACACGCCGTGACGGCAGCCCACACCATGCCACACACGGCATGGGCATGGCGCGGCTTCACCATGGTCAGGGCCTTGATGGGGTGGCAGATGCCCAGGTAGCGGTGGACGCTGGTGCAGGTGAGGAAAAGGATGCTGCAGTAGAGGTTGGCGTAGAACAAGAAGCGGACGATCTTGCAGGCGGCGACGCCAAAGGGCCAGTGGCTGCGATTAGCGTAGTAGTAGATGAGGGTGGGCAGGGAGAGAACGTACAGGAAGTCTGACAGGGCCAGGTGAAACATGTAGACGGTGCTGGGGTTCCACGGTCGCATCTTGGTCAGGAACATCCACAGAGCCACTGAGTTCAGCACCAGACCCATAACACACACCAGGCTGTAGGACACAGGCAGTAGGATGTACTTAAACTCCTCATTGAAGCGACAGGTGTCGTTGGAATACCCAGCATGCAGAATCAGACTGGACTGGTTCCGCACAAGATGGCTGTGGATAGCTGAGTCCATCTTCTGTCTTTTCAGCAGAGAGCCAAAACTTGTCTTGTAATATCTGTGGAGAAATGTAACAAATTAGGTATCCACATGGCATCACTGGGAAAATACTGGTTTCGCTCAAAAACATGAATTTGAATTTTGAAGCAGTCCCCGATTCTTTTCTTCGGGACAAAATATAACAGCATGTTCTGTTAAAAATACAAAGCGTCTTGTTGGCATCTTTGATGAATTAACTGATGTTCGTTGCCAATTAAAGTTCACTGCACTGCGTATAGACATAGCCTAACCTAAACAATAGTTTTATCTTCCCACATAGCCTACCCTGAAATGCACCCCACCTCCCCGAGCTATAACTATAAACTGACAACATTGGTGTTGTATCTAAATCTCTTATCCAACTAGCCCGGTGGGAACATAGTTTACAGAGAAACGCGCGAATGCACTATTTCATTCCATAGAAAAAAACTGACGACGATGCGGACTTCTAGATAACCTAGTAACCGTAATAATAGTACTATCGCGAATTAACCTGACATAAGGAATATATAACTTAAAAGTTTAATTTAAGTCCGAGATATTGGTGTACAACTTACCCAGTTAAGATCCCAATGTGACCGCTGCAGTGAGTGCACTATCTTTGCAAACAGTTTGGATAGATAGGATATACGCCTGACTGACTGTGGGTTGGGTTGGACCGTTCGGCAAATAAAGGAAATAGACCCCTCTCCTCGTCCGTCCCCCTGAAATCCAACTCCTATAGGCGATCACTGAGGTAGGTTAGGCCTATTCGTATCAAAGCCGATATTCAATCAATGTTTATTCATTATAATAACACCGATTGAAAAAACATTTTGACATTGATTAATagcatttattttattatttaatatttttataataacatgatgttatGTTATTCATAAAATAACATTGATTTCAAACATTGACTTTCAACGTCTAGATTGCTACGACTTTTTTTTAGTAAATGTGCCATATGTTCACAGGAACTTGTGATTAAGCCTCCTCGGAAACAAATTGTTCACAGAGAACCGCAACCACTCTATAAAGCAAATCAGTAGATTAGCTGGAAATTACGTGCTTAGCCTATAAACCAGATACATAAAGACATACGGCACATTGAGAAGTGGTGTCAGGGACCAAATTAGGATATTGATGAGATGAGATGACACTACATACCTGATCTCAAAAGTATGTAACTTCCTTTCAATAGCAGGGGAATTAATCCTACCAATTTCATGAGAACTGGCACATAACCAAAACCCCTGAAATATTATGGCTCAACATGCGGGCGACCCACTGTGTATTTAATTGCATACACACTGTAATACATCAGAGTGGAAATACAACGAACTGCGATTAGCTGTATAATGATCTTGTAACgactgcttccaactcacactctcaaacacgtagatcccctgaacgcagctcactttccagcccactttccagctcacactcaaACACAGATCCCCTGAATGCGGCTCACTCTCCACGTCTCAATcatctgaaccccccccccccccccccccccccgtaattTACTCCTCCCGTATATGATAGCTGTTGCCTGTCTCACTGACaacgccttttgcctattccctacctgtactttagcctatcggatttcctgttatcaacctattgcctgatctcccagacaacattactagccttttccctgcctgtactgttgcctttttggaccccctgtgtatgaccttctgcctgcctctggacccagctacctgcctccaccTGTGGTCCTTTACAGTAAATACCTGCTGCACCCTCTCCTTGAAACCTGCTCTCTAtctcccatcgtgttcattacagACCTAGACTTCCACTAGCCACCTAATTGCACTCGCTTACTAATAATTGACCAGAGCAGCTGTCTCAATATTGAGAATAAAGCATCAGTTTGTTCCCATTTAAATAACCATTGGTTGTTGGTAATGTATTTGATTTTCCAAATGACTGATAAGGTTAGTATAAAGTGAAAGGGATTCATCAGACTGTGTATTCTACCAGAAAGTAGTCTGCTATGTCTCTCCACCTTGTCCACCTCTATCCCACCTCTATCCCACTAGTTCTCATAATCATGCTTCTCTACTGCCACCCACGCCTTCCAGAATGGCAGCTTACTAAACAGTACATCTCTCCCTGGGTGACACATTGCTCCAGTTTTGTTTTTATGAAGTTAATATTTACACAGTTCTGTAAATGTTTGTCGCAAAGTACCACATTTACACAGCGGTTGATCCTGGCGTGATAGGAGAAATTGAATATTGTCTCTGGACAACTTTCCACATCACCTGCCCGATTTTGCCTTGAGATGTGAGTGATAAAATTATAAACATGATCATAAAGAAATAAATGTGGGCAGCATGAGCAGTAACCTTGTGTTGGAAGAGATACATAGTACAGTTCTTATCTGGCTGGGAATGTCAGTTTTCTCATGACTCGAAACGGGCCCACCAGAAACCACAATATGTATTCTCCTAGAGATATACATTAGACCAAGGGTCATAATTACCAAGTGTTTTAGagtatgagtgctgatctagaatcagctttGCATTTTCGTTCACAATGACTAAGATTGTATTGACAGGGAGGAcctgaccctagatcagcactccaactCTGAGACGCTATGTGAATACGGGTTCAGATTCCGTTACTGTACAATAGATAGTGATATTTAGACAGTGTGTCTACAAAGCCATAGGGCTGGCCCTGTAGGAAAATATAGATTTGATTTATGGCGCCTCAAGTGTGTTTATCTAAGTGAACATATTCCTGCAGGAATTCCGAAACAATGTACTGACTCATACAGTAAAATAACATAGGGACACACCTCTGCAGGAAGAGAGATCCCTATACATCATTGTGATCACCAATAACAGGATGCTAACGCTGAAAATGTTGAAATGTGCCTTTTGTTAAAACCTCTATGGGATCGGTGTCCCCCCTGCGGGATGTTGAGCTAACagaggctaatgtgattagcatgaggttgtaagtaacaagaacatttcacaggacatagacatatctgatatgggtagaaagcttaaattcttgttaacctaactgcactgtccaatttacagtagctattgcagtgaaagaataccattgCTATTGCTTGAGGAGactgcacaattatgaacttaaaaatgtattgataaaccagttaggcacatttgggcagtcttgatacaacatttttaacagatatgcaatggttcattggatcagtttaaaacatggcacatacactgctgccacctagtggacaaaatctaaattgcgcctgggctggaataatacattatggcctttctcttgcattccAAAGCTGATGGGGGGTggggaaaaacacaaaaaaatcatgtttttttctttgtattatcttttaccagatctaatgtgctATATtgtcctacattaatttcacattttcacaaatggtatcaagaatatgcctATCCTTGcctcaggtcctgagctacaggcagatagatttggatatgtcattttaggcgaaaattgaaaaaaagggtccgatccttaagagTTAAGTTAATATTTTTGCCCTTACAGATGCCCTGCAAAAACAACATTACTTCCACACGTGAAAGATTGCTATGGAGTATTTCTA
Coding sequences:
- the LOC135545837 gene encoding P2Y purinoceptor 4-like — translated: MDSAIHSHLVRNQSSLILHAGYSNDTCRFNEEFKYILLPVSYSLVCVMGLVLNSVALWMFLTKMRPWNPSTVYMFHLALSDFLYVLSLPTLIYYYANRSHWPFGVAACKIVRFLFYANLYCSILFLTCTSVHRYLGICHPIKALTMVKPRHAHAVCGMVWAAVTACLVPNLIFVTTSQRDNDTLCHDTTSPEQFEEYVDYSSTVMVLLFGVPFVVIMVCYCLMARALCRPRRGLSPSQRRSPSRTKSIKLIVVVLVVFAVCFVPFHITRTLYYTYRVLDAKCEFLNIVNFAYKITRPLASVNSCIDPLLYFLAGDHYRAKLVKALTGKRQTTTSRSAAYLQNRPSNNHEIALVYKNSDSKASGEPER